The Pseudomonas protegens genome contains the following window.
GACGGGGTACATATCCATTTCTGCGGTCACGGCTGCTTATGGTTTCGCTCTTACAGCGACTCACTTTTGAAGAGCGCAAAAGTGAGCAAAACGCTCCTGCCCCTCCACTCGGTGCCTCGCCTAGGCTCGGCATGCCCTCACTCCGGCATTGATCCGTGGGCCGCCGCAATGGGCCATCCCTGGCCCAGTGCGGCTAACCCGGCGTCCTGCCGGGTTACCCACGGCTCAATGCCTGCGTTCGGCCATCGTGTCTAAAGGGGCAGGAAGATCAAAAGCCGGAGCAAGATCAACATCTGACGGCGGCCTGCCGGCCGGCCTTGTTTCATTAGTCCTTCACTGGGCGACGTTACTCTTGGGAGGGCTGAAGGTCCTGCGGACCTTTTCGCAGCTTCGCAGGCTCAGCAGCGGCTACAGAACGCACATACTCTGTAGCCGCTGCCGCAGGCTGCGCACGGCTCCGCAGGAGACGCTAAACCTGCCTCCCCGATATTCCTGACATATCGCGCCGCCTGGTTTTGCGAGCGCGAGCGCTCGTTCGCAGCCTTCGGCAGCGGCTACAAGGAGACTGCCTGCGCAGCTTGGCTTTTGATCTTGCTCTTGATCTTGATCTTGATCTTCAGGCCCCTTCCCAGCAGGCCGAGCGTAGGCGTTGCGTAGGGGGCAGCTCGGCATGGATGCCGAGCTAGCCGCCACCCGGCCATGGATGGCCGGTTGGCGGCGGGCCCCCGGAGCAATGCCGGAGCTCGGGCACCCCGAGCCCCAGCGAGGGGCCGTATGGAGGGGCAAGCCCTTTTGGTTACTTTTACGGCGTTTGGTAAAAGTGACTCGCCGTAAGGGCGAAACCGTAAGCAGCCGTTACCGCAGCAACGGATATGTACCCCGCCCCCCAACCCCAACCCCGCCCCCGCCCCATTTCAGGGCATTCCGATATCAACCAATTTTTCACTAGACATGTAGCGTCCATTACATAAATATCAATTTCGCCTTTTCATGAAACAAAACCGACATCACTGTCCAAGGCACCCGATGCCCTCTCTCAAAGACCTGATCACCGACTCGGCCCTCGACCTGACGCCCGCGGAACGCAAGGTGGTGCGCGCGCTGCTCGACCACTACCCGCGCAACGGCCTGGGACCGATGTCGCGCCTGGCGGAACACGCCGGGGTCAGTGATCCGACCATCGTGCGGCTGGTGAAAAAGCTCGGTTTCAGCGGCTACGGCGAATTCCAGGAAGCCTTGCTCAGCGACATGGACGATCGCCTGCGGTCCCCCAGCACCCTGCTCCGCCCCCGGGCGCAAGTGGCTCAGGGCGACACCTGGGGCCGCTACCTGGCGGACAGCCAGCGCGCGCTGCAGGACACCCAGGCCCTGACCCAGCCCGAAGACGTGCGCGTGCTCGTGGACTGGCTGCAGGACAACCGCCACGCGGTGTACTGCTTTGGCGGACGCTTCAGCAGTTTCCTCGCCCACTACCTGCTCAACCACCTGCGCCTGATGCGCCCCGGCTGCCTGTTGCTGGAAGACAATGCGCAGCTGCCGGACCGCCTGTTCGATATCCAGCGCCAGGACCTGGTGCTGCTGTTCGACTACCGCCGCTATCAGTCCCAGGCCCTGCGGGTGGCCAGCGCGGCCAAGGCGCGTCACGCCCGGGTCGTGCTGTTCACCGATATCTATGCCTCGCCG
Protein-coding sequences here:
- a CDS encoding MurR/RpiR family transcriptional regulator — encoded protein: MPSLKDLITDSALDLTPAERKVVRALLDHYPRNGLGPMSRLAEHAGVSDPTIVRLVKKLGFSGYGEFQEALLSDMDDRLRSPSTLLRPRAQVAQGDTWGRYLADSQRALQDTQALTQPEDVRVLVDWLQDNRHAVYCFGGRFSSFLAHYLLNHLRLMRPGCLLLEDNAQLPDRLFDIQRQDLVLLFDYRRYQSQALRVASAAKARHARVVLFTDIYASPLRELADLIISAPVESLSPFDTLVPALAQVEALIACLTLRSAHLGQRLEGIDALRAQFDTHVLEEK